The genomic segment TGGAGTGAGGAGACGAGCTTTTTCACTTCTTTTTAAAGTTTTGTTCTAGGGAGCCGCAGGGGAATgttgaatgaaaataaaaatcaattagGCCATGGCCTTATGGAGATACGGGGCGCCGCCGTGTGAAGATCACAGAGAAAAAGGGCCCTGGCGATGATTGGATCGGAAAAAGAAAGCGCACACTAACCAAATTTGTTCTGGTGTTTTCTTTGAAGTCGAAATGATAGTTTTATGTGATCCCGGACATATTCATCTAATAACTTCGGACGGTGATGCGCAGAAGTGAACGCAGCGGAGGTTTAATTTTTCGTGTTCGAAATTCACATCGAGACATAAGTATGATTCACAGTATTGTCCTAAACGGCACCCAGCAGTTTATTATTAGTAATTCTATTTAATTTTTGATTAATTACTTAACGTCCAGTAGAGAGATTAAAATAAACAGCCATTTTACCCATTTTCTGTTTGACCAGTGCTTGATGAGTTTTTTTTCGTTACTCATTAATGGTCACCGAACAGACGCGCTTATTTGACTCCGTGGTATCGGCTGAGCCTTTGACTAACGGCGTAACAGCGACACCTAGTGgtgtaaactccacacagcACGAACTAAGTCTACTTTTCTAGGTTTGTATCTGACCACATACATGATTGACGAGTTTATGTCACAGTTACTGGACTGAAAACCACTAGGGCACTTTATTTGTAAAGTTGTCAAAGGAATTCATCTACAAAATGCAAACATACACTTGACCTTGAAAGTGGCAAAGCAATGTCAGTACAAGTCCCCCAGTCCTGATTTCTCCTATACAGACTATAACTGTTATTAAATCAGATTCACATTCAGAACCACCGCTGCATTCACTATTGATACTGAGCCTCAGCAGGAAGGGCTGAACTGTGATAAGACACCTTTGTGCACACTCTGATTTCGAAGCTGCAGGTTCCACAACCATCTGCATCATTGCATTATTCAGTACAAATGAGTGATTGTAGAGCTTGTGTTGTTGGCCCAAGCTCTTGGTGTGCTCTTGTCTATTTGTCCTGGAAACTGGCCTTTCTCTTCTCCACAAACGCAGTCATTCCTTCTTTACGATCgtcctgcaggaaaaacacacagtcagattCAGAGTCACACAATTGCTCTGTGTCATCACACCGGTGCCGACTCACCGTAGCAAAGGTGGAGTGGAATAAGCGCTTTTCCAGACGATTTCCCTCAGCCAAGGTTAGTTCAAACGCTGCAGTCACATAGAAGAACAAATCAGACCAAAATTAAGTCTTAGCTTCAGTGTATTAGACTTTTTACAATATAGAAGTAAACAATTTTTACATACTTGCATTAACAGCCTCTTTAGCCATTGCAGTAACCAATTTGGAGTTGGCAGCAATTTTCTCCCCGCATTTAATTGCTTCAGACACCACCTGGTCCACAGGATAGATTTTACTAACCAGACCTGAAAAACAGGCAGTCCAGTATTCATGTTAAGTACCAGTACATGATCTCACCATTGATGTGACAGATGCAGTTTAAGTTTTTAAACGGTTGTTACCTGATTGCTTGGCTTCTTGTGCACTAATCCTATCGCCAGTCAACACCATCTCCATGGCCAGGGATTTACCCACTGCACGGGTCAGTCTCTGAGTGCCGCCGGACCCTGTAGGTACAAGGACAACATTAACAGCTTCTCCCACAACAATCTGGAAAAATGAGTCAAAGGTAAATGTTAAGAGAATGGGTTTGTACCAGGGATGGTCCCTAACAGGATCTCTGGTTGGCCGAACTGTGCCTTCTCTCCGGCATAGATGATGTCGCACATCATTGCCAGCTCACAGCCTCCACCCAGCTGAAATGTCAAGTGTGGAGTGTGTTAGAGTCTATATACATATACACTGCCTCCTAAGCCAATCAAACACTGCTCACACAGTGATACTTTTCTCCCAAACTAGTGTGGTGATGTTTGACTTTTCTGTAGTTaagaaaaagctttaaaaagatAGAAATTAGGTATATAAAAAAGGAATAGTCACAGCAAATCCATTGACGGCTGCGATGACAGGCTTCTTTGCTCTGGACACTCTATCCCAGTGTGCCAAGAAGTTTCCGCCGAAACACTCCTGGAAGGTTCGGTTCTGCATCTCCTTAATGTCTGCACCCGCTGAAAAACATGTTCATCTCACTGTTACTGAAACTCTGTTTACTGTTGGTTTTGCATTCTCTTCAAAAGGTGCAAGCGCCGGCCCGTGCTCACCAGCAAAGGCTCTATCACTGCCGGTGATAACGATGGCTCCGACGTCACCGTCGGCTTCTAGGGCATCCAGCGCCGTTCCCACCTCCTTCATCAGGCCGTCACACAGAGCGTTGAGGGCCTTAGGTCGGTTCAGCTGGATGAATCCAACATTTTTGTTTTCGCCTCGCTTTTCCACCAAAATATACTCGTACTGAGCCCctgcatgaaaacaaaaccaagactGATGCTAAGATAGACTTTTGACAACGTCATACACAAAAttgaagcagcagaaccaggggcaTTGTTGTTCTTGGACATGATAAACATGATAAACTCTTTTCAACCATCTTTTGGAAAAAATGATGTCACTTGAGTCAATTACTGGACTTTGCTCATCTCcctaagcaaaacaacaaactctGCATAacctcaaacacaaagaaaatgtCTTCAACGTGTAAACCACAGATGAGCAGTTAACCATATTAGTGAAGACGAAAAACAACGGCTCATAGTACAGTATCACATTGCAGTAGTATCTGATCTACTGTATGCCTGTCAATTCCTATTAAGGAGTTTATGCCAACAGAGCATCTCCACATGCGTCGCACATTCAGTGACGCAGGTTTCTTGACATTGTGTTCGGGAAGACATCACCAAACTGACCTCAGAGCGGCTTTAAACACGCACCTGAGCAACAGAGACGAGCAGCGGACAGGGCGGCGGGAGCTGCCGCAGAGGGCTTCAGCAGCAAAGCAGcgcttctgcagagaaaagccatGACAGCGACGACGGCACAATGTTGGACGTTGACTGGCCCGAGAAGCACAAGCTGTGTTCTTCTTCGTTGGTGAAGAAGTAGAATGAGGCAGCGCCGCCACCTGGCGTCCACGGAGGGTAGCGCAGCCGAGGCTCCGTCTCAGCAGTAAAcaatcaaataaatgttttgtcatATAGGCGCGTCGTCACTTACCACTAATTTATTTTATCATCTGTATTGTTCACGCTACAGGTTCAGAAATAAAGGAGCCTAAATATTTACTACAAAAGGTTTCAGACTCATAATCAGCCTTATTTTATATAGTGTAAGTAGTTTTGCAGCGtatcacaaacaagacaagcgcATGTTCACCCTACATGGCAATAAAGATTTCTGATTTTGATGCTCAGAAGCGCGCGCACGCTCTCGCCGTCACCCGCGTGAACGAGCCTGTATCGTCCGTGACTACCCCATTTCATCTTTACTCCCAATGCCAAAACATCACCAAGGATAAAACACGGGGAAATAAGGTGAGCTCTAAACACTACGTTACCCAGCTCGACGCGAGGCgccgtgtacagtatgtgcatgcgGTGTATTGGGTTTTAATGCTTTGATTCCTTCGGGCTTTGCTACAATAGAACACAGGCTAATTTAGGAGAATCATGCAGACATGTATTTGCATCATATATCATTTGTACaacattatatttataaaatattacATGTAACATATTTTGAATACTAACACAGTATTTAGTTAGCGTTTAATGTATTTACATTGCCCTCATTGCCATCATTGTCTATTTATCAAttagaaatacattttatactgtacatgtgaagcTAAAGCCAAAAGCTAATTTCTGTTCCGTGaggatatttatttttaaactgaCCTACTTGAAAGGAGAGCGAATCTGTAACGAAGATGAGTCGactgaacacaacaacacaacacagacggtTCGTATTTGAGGCTTATGATGAATTTTCTCCCTTGCTATTGTAAACACGGCTGTTTTCGGAATTCTCCATTTAAACCCATAGGTGGATGGTTGAAGGTGCCGTGTAGCCGTCGACACCAGGCCTAAGTGCGTTTCTCTGCTCCgctactgatgctgcagatgccaGCGATGAAGCAGGTGGTCGCCACATGCTGGacctgcctcctgctctccGCTTTCCTGTGCGAGCACGCGCTGTGCAAGGGAGGCCGTGGAGGCTCCCGGGGCTCCTCCCGGGGCTCCCCGGCCCGCAGCTCCTCGGCCGGGACGTACCGCGGAGGAGGGACCTTCGGCGGGACCCGCTCTCGCTTCAGGGCGGCGGGGCGGACGTCCCCGGTGAGGGtggcggccgcggccgccgcagGTGCCGCGGTGGCGCTGACGGCGGATAAATGGTACGCGTCCGCCTACCGCAGCAGCAACGCTGACAGCTCCGAGGACGAGCTGGATTATTACAACAGGACCAATTACTTTGACGCACTCATGTCAGGCTCCACTCCAAACCAATGCTCGCTGTCACAGCTGGTTTCTTTAATAGTTGCAGCTATTACCCCAGGGTATGCATTCTTCCTGGACGCTGTTTTTTAGACGATTAACAAGACATTTCTGAGTTGGTGAGGGATCCTGAGATCCTGCCCTGCACCTGACCTACTGCAGAGCTGCAAATCTGCACTGAGACCAGCTGAAGTGCAGCACGGTGGTGATCACCCAGTGAAGAGCTTTTACAAATATGGTCCACATTTATTGGACAAATGTATATTTTCACCACAGTATTTTTAAGCTATATTGACCTCTTGATGAGTGTGGCTTCAGTCTGTGTGACCTGAGGCTAATCAGAATAATTCCCTTCCCTAAAGCCTAATTCCTACATGTTTTAAGACTTTCCCACAATCACCTTCAAAAAGTAAAATCCCTGTGCTGGTTGTAAACGTGCCAATCAACTTTAAGACAACACTGTTTTCATATTATGTACAAAAGCTAAATATTAGTTTATGTAGAAGTCCACATTTCTCAAATTAACAAAGTGAAAGGACCAAGTTAGAACCAGCATGCCTGAACTTAAACTGTCATCACTTTATTTATAATGTCAGGCTGATGTTTTTTACTGCGTTCCAGCTCAGTGATCTGAACAATTTATGGTGCTGCTCACTGG from the Betta splendens chromosome 15, fBetSpl5.4, whole genome shotgun sequence genome contains:
- the echs1 gene encoding enoyl-CoA hydratase, mitochondrial, coding for MAFLCRSAALLLKPSAAAPAALSAARLCCSGAQYEYILVEKRGENKNVGFIQLNRPKALNALCDGLMKEVGTALDALEADGDVGAIVITGSDRAFAAGADIKEMQNRTFQECFGGNFLAHWDRVSRAKKPVIAAVNGFALGGGCELAMMCDIIYAGEKAQFGQPEILLGTIPGSGGTQRLTRAVGKSLAMEMVLTGDRISAQEAKQSGLVSKIYPVDQVVSEAIKCGEKIAANSKLVTAMAKEAVNATFELTLAEGNRLEKRLFHSTFATDDRKEGMTAFVEKRKASFQDK
- the sprn gene encoding shadow of prion protein; amino-acid sequence: MLQMPAMKQVVATCWTCLLLSAFLCEHALCKGGRGGSRGSSRGSPARSSSAGTYRGGGTFGGTRSRFRAAGRTSPVRVAAAAAAGAAVALTADKWYASAYRSSNADSSEDELDYYNRTNYFDALMSGSTPNQCSLSQLVSLIVAAITPGYAFFLDAVF